A genome region from Akkermansiaceae bacterium includes the following:
- a CDS encoding Na/Pi cotransporter family protein, which translates to MFLSSISIWSSAVALLQVLGSLGIFLYGMKIMSEGVQKVAGDRMRAALSGMTSTRFRGVMTGFVTTTLVQSSSASTVLVVSFVNAGLLTLIQAIGVIMGANLGTTTTAWIVALIGKFAVSKIALPMIGIGLPLFFIGKDKARNWGEAAIGFGLVFLGLGLLKDSVPDLKAMLETDPGMAHSIENIISMLGGHGFGSVILFMVAGILLTLIVQSSSAAMAITITCALNGWFGDVAVDPLGVFRCSAAIVLGENIGTTVTAWLASAGANTNAKRAARAHFSFNVIGVIWCLALFYPFTSLVWSLADDLPYALRSANKSMSSSEIAFSTAIFHSTFNLANILLLVWFVPQIARLVTWWVKEGKAGTVAKLRYIGSSLVDIGELSLAEADGAIKRMAALTSEMFDGMVEVFNRPTEDLSARVAELKAMEDTCDDMLHDITSYLIQCSTHEIGSGNAMRITSSLRVVAELEEATDRIYRMVKVVQRKYEKGRDFSEIQHEELISSGAQVRMLLDVARNSLTGIDGTTYERAHEIEGRVDRLRKRNNKAAAKRMQEGAAVQTEMIFIDLNNHMEAIANHLLNVIQAGRREIRAD; encoded by the coding sequence ATGTTCCTTTCATCCATATCCATCTGGTCGTCCGCCGTTGCGCTGCTGCAGGTTCTCGGATCCCTCGGCATCTTCCTCTACGGCATGAAAATCATGTCGGAAGGGGTGCAGAAGGTCGCGGGGGACAGGATGCGGGCGGCGCTTTCCGGGATGACAAGCACCCGCTTCCGGGGCGTCATGACCGGTTTCGTGACGACCACACTGGTCCAGTCGTCCTCCGCCTCGACGGTGCTCGTGGTCTCCTTTGTCAACGCCGGGCTGCTGACGCTCATCCAGGCGATCGGGGTCATCATGGGCGCGAACCTCGGCACCACAACCACGGCCTGGATCGTCGCCCTGATCGGGAAGTTCGCCGTCTCCAAGATCGCGCTGCCGATGATAGGTATCGGCCTGCCGCTCTTTTTCATCGGCAAGGACAAGGCCAGGAACTGGGGTGAGGCGGCCATCGGCTTCGGCCTGGTGTTCCTCGGGCTTGGGCTTCTCAAGGATTCCGTGCCGGATCTCAAGGCCATGCTTGAGACCGATCCGGGCATGGCGCACTCCATCGAGAACATCATCAGCATGCTCGGCGGCCACGGCTTCGGCTCGGTGATCCTGTTCATGGTTGCGGGGATACTCCTTACCCTGATCGTCCAGTCCTCATCGGCGGCGATGGCGATCACCATCACCTGCGCCCTCAACGGCTGGTTCGGCGATGTGGCGGTCGATCCGCTGGGGGTCTTCCGGTGCTCGGCGGCGATCGTGCTCGGCGAGAACATCGGCACCACGGTCACCGCCTGGCTCGCCTCCGCAGGCGCGAACACGAACGCCAAACGCGCGGCGCGGGCGCACTTCTCCTTCAATGTCATCGGCGTGATATGGTGCCTTGCGCTGTTCTATCCGTTCACCTCCCTCGTGTGGTCGCTGGCCGATGACCTGCCATATGCCCTCCGCTCCGCCAACAAGAGCATGTCATCTTCGGAGATCGCCTTCTCGACGGCCATTTTCCACAGCACCTTCAACCTCGCCAACATCCTGCTGCTTGTGTGGTTCGTCCCGCAGATCGCCCGCCTGGTGACATGGTGGGTGAAGGAAGGGAAGGCCGGCACCGTGGCCAAGCTCCGCTACATCGGCAGCTCCCTCGTGGACATCGGCGAGCTGAGCCTCGCGGAGGCCGACGGCGCGATCAAGCGGATGGCTGCCCTGACCTCCGAGATGTTCGATGGCATGGTGGAGGTTTTCAACCGGCCGACGGAAGACCTTTCGGCCCGAGTGGCGGAGCTCAAGGCGATGGAGGACACCTGCGATGACATGCTGCATGACATCACCAGCTACCTCATCCAGTGCTCCACCCATGAGATCGGCTCGGGAAACGCCATGCGCATCACCTCGAGCCTCCGCGTCGTCGCCGAGCTTGAGGAGGCCACCGACCGGATCTACCGCATGGTCAAGGTGGTGCAGAGGAAATATGAGAAGGGCCGGGATTTTTCGGAGATCCAGCACGAGGAGCTCATTTCCAGCGGTGCGCAGGTGAGGATGCTCCTCGATGTCGCCAGGAACTCGCTCACCGGCATCGACGGCACCACCTACGAGCGCGCCCACGAGATCGAGGGACGGGTGGACCGACTGCGCAAGCGCAACAACAAGGCAGCGGCGAAGCGGATGCAGGAAGGTGCGGCGGTGCAGACGGAAATGATCTTCATCGACCTGAACAACCACATGGAGGCCATTGCCAACCACTTGCTCAATGTCATCCAGGCAGGGCGGCGCGAGATCCGCGCGGACTGA
- the argF gene encoding ornithine carbamoyltransferase — protein sequence MKHLLSIEELSAAEIAILVNEAAGLKAERGGHSSQPLAGQTWAMIFTKSSTRTRVSFEVGVRELGGFPMFLSGNDIQLGRGEPIKDTARVLGRMVHGAIIRTFAQSDVVDFAKFSGIPTINALTDDEHPCQILADLLTVQEKLGGWEGKTFAFIGDGYSNMTRSWMWAAKKLNFRLHVASPKSCHPPADFLAQLDCDLVDISEDPAEAVKGADVINTDVWLSMGQEDQKEKEAEFSGFQLNSALLADAAQGHIVLHCLPAYRGKEISEETLERHADVIFQQAENRLHAQKAVLVELSRG from the coding sequence ATGAAACATCTCCTTTCCATCGAGGAACTCAGCGCCGCCGAGATCGCGATCCTGGTCAACGAGGCCGCGGGGCTGAAAGCAGAGCGCGGCGGGCATTCCTCCCAGCCACTGGCAGGCCAGACATGGGCGATGATTTTCACCAAATCATCCACCCGTACGCGCGTCTCCTTCGAGGTCGGCGTGCGCGAATTGGGCGGCTTCCCGATGTTTCTCTCCGGAAATGACATCCAGCTCGGCAGGGGCGAGCCGATCAAGGACACCGCCCGCGTCCTCGGCCGCATGGTGCACGGAGCGATCATCCGCACCTTCGCGCAGTCCGACGTTGTCGATTTCGCGAAGTTTTCCGGCATCCCCACGATCAACGCACTGACCGACGACGAGCATCCCTGCCAGATCCTCGCCGACCTGCTCACCGTGCAGGAAAAGCTGGGTGGCTGGGAGGGCAAGACCTTCGCCTTCATCGGCGATGGTTACTCGAACATGACCCGCTCCTGGATGTGGGCGGCGAAAAAACTCAATTTCCGCCTCCATGTGGCCTCGCCGAAGTCCTGCCATCCGCCTGCGGATTTCCTCGCGCAGCTGGACTGCGATCTGGTGGATATCAGCGAGGATCCCGCCGAGGCGGTGAAGGGGGCGGACGTGATCAACACCGATGTCTGGCTCTCCATGGGGCAGGAGGACCAGAAGGAAAAGGAGGCGGAATTCTCCGGATTCCAGCTCAATTCCGCCCTCCTTGCCGACGCGGCGCAAGGCCACATCGTGCTGCATTGCCTGCCCGCCTACCGGGGCAAGGAAATCAGCGAGGAAACCCTGGAACGCCATGCCGATGTGATTTTCCAGCAGGCCGAGAACCGGCTCCATGCCCAGAAAGCGGTGCTGGTGGAGCTGTCGCGCGGTTGA
- a CDS encoding acetylornithine transaminase: MNTTELFNEHVMATYGRFPLTLVEGQGARVRDDKGRGYLDFCMGIAVCSLGHCHPRIVGAIRDQAGRLMHVSNLYLTENQGLLAEEMNLGHIKLPGKIFFSNSGAEANDGLIKSARRYGHLRPQADGKPRFEVITFQQSFHGRTLGSMAATGQAKIQQGFDPMLPGFRYLPYNDIAALGSAVRDETVGFLLEPVQGEGGVHVASAEFLAALDALCKKHDLLLMFDEVQAGFGRCGEAMAWRVNAPEIVPDGISWAKGMGGGVPIGAFWLSDRAADGTGTKISSLMGPGSHGSTYGGNPLVCAAALEVLREIREKDLAGNAIRQGERIRSAITSWDLPVVTEVRGLGLLIGVGLDAKLIPTGDGETAALNLVKSLMAKGLITVPAGPETFRLLPPLNVTDAEVDEALAIVRDVLSQY; encoded by the coding sequence ATGAACACAACCGAGCTTTTCAACGAACATGTCATGGCCACCTACGGGCGCTTCCCGCTGACGCTTGTCGAGGGGCAGGGAGCGCGTGTCCGCGATGACAAGGGGCGCGGATATCTCGATTTCTGCATGGGCATCGCGGTCTGCTCGCTGGGTCATTGCCATCCGCGCATCGTCGGTGCGATCCGCGACCAGGCAGGCAGGCTGATGCATGTCTCCAACCTGTATCTCACCGAAAACCAAGGCCTTCTTGCCGAGGAGATGAACCTGGGGCACATCAAGCTGCCAGGCAAGATTTTCTTCTCGAACTCCGGCGCCGAGGCCAACGACGGACTGATCAAGTCGGCACGCCGCTATGGCCATCTCAGGCCGCAGGCCGATGGGAAGCCGCGTTTCGAGGTCATCACCTTCCAGCAATCCTTCCACGGCAGGACGCTCGGAAGCATGGCCGCGACAGGCCAGGCGAAGATCCAGCAGGGCTTCGACCCCATGCTGCCGGGCTTCCGCTATCTGCCTTACAACGACATCGCCGCCCTCGGAAGCGCGGTGCGGGACGAAACCGTCGGCTTCCTGCTAGAGCCGGTGCAGGGCGAGGGCGGTGTGCATGTCGCCTCGGCGGAGTTCCTCGCGGCGCTCGATGCACTCTGCAAAAAGCACGATCTGCTGCTGATGTTCGATGAGGTGCAGGCCGGCTTCGGCCGCTGCGGCGAGGCGATGGCATGGCGGGTCAATGCCCCGGAGATCGTCCCGGACGGGATTTCCTGGGCCAAGGGCATGGGCGGCGGCGTGCCCATCGGGGCGTTCTGGCTCAGCGACCGGGCGGCCGATGGAACAGGCACAAAGATCTCCTCCCTCATGGGGCCGGGCTCGCATGGCTCGACCTATGGGGGCAATCCGCTGGTCTGCGCGGCGGCGCTGGAAGTGCTCCGGGAAATCCGGGAAAAGGATCTGGCCGGGAACGCGATTCGCCAGGGCGAGCGCATCCGCTCCGCAATCACCTCATGGGACCTGCCGGTGGTCACGGAAGTCCGCGGGCTGGGATTGCTTATCGGCGTGGGCCTGGATGCGAAACTCATCCCGACCGGGGATGGGGAAACCGCCGCCCTGAATCTCGTCAAGTCCTTGATGGCCAAAGGCCTGATCACCGTCCCCGCAGGCCCGGAAACCTTCCGGCTGCTGCCGCCGCTCAATGTGACAGATGCGGAAGTCGATGAGGCGCTCGCCATCGTCAGGGATGTGCTTTCCCAATACTGA
- a CDS encoding tetratricopeptide repeat protein, with the protein MNMTPRIFTRLGLTALLAFSQPCLAAEEITYPGEAFAKLDTFEGLNLEDADKLFAKADYKGAYAAYKAYSFEFAKSKALPYVLLRMGRCLHKLEKRNAAITAYQDVVDYFPDDVRNAAAALYHIGECHGENGEEAKQTATWARMVKDDGYVTQPNSGTALTFLGTAMEKLGKFDEAAQYHWRTAVAFLKTNPKAAQSARAAVLAHHALRSPNHDKLAEFYIAASGFDGQGRDTGKPEEDARYWSAVFDTILRASGESQLREKAAVYWGAKFGDRLPDNDPLRKQWADVQAVHEKDRASWLARMEKQFASKPATLDRVLQWCEWFKPDPDMRSKFFAKQSAPFLAALKTPEKMALMNRLRQPLDMHAEAQTVMRSVRTDGMTDEEFKDYAMFLANYQPEEEVLRLISRMKDRLFATKARYDYYISRSSRNPPYMEKALAEIPELLKSPKYAEGLPIIQARLLQNLGRHEEAIKAYNAANVQPESTWGVADSQTALKQYDQAVKTVKELEAVGGAVAARASLKAADIYRISGDKGREVTQLRQVLKRYPKSGESSEAHNRLESYGVALSGGEAEAED; encoded by the coding sequence ATGAACATGACCCCTCGGATCTTCACCCGGCTCGGCCTGACGGCTCTCCTGGCGTTTTCCCAACCCTGCCTGGCCGCCGAGGAAATCACCTACCCTGGCGAGGCCTTCGCCAAGCTCGACACCTTCGAGGGGCTCAACCTTGAGGATGCGGACAAGCTTTTCGCCAAGGCCGACTACAAGGGCGCCTACGCAGCCTACAAGGCCTACTCCTTCGAGTTCGCGAAGAGCAAAGCCCTGCCCTACGTCCTCCTCCGCATGGGCCGCTGCCTCCACAAGCTGGAGAAGCGCAACGCCGCGATCACCGCCTATCAGGATGTGGTCGATTATTTCCCGGACGATGTCCGCAACGCGGCCGCCGCCCTATATCACATCGGCGAGTGCCATGGCGAAAACGGCGAGGAAGCCAAGCAGACCGCCACCTGGGCGCGCATGGTCAAGGACGACGGTTACGTCACCCAGCCGAATTCCGGCACCGCCCTCACCTTCCTCGGCACGGCCATGGAGAAGCTCGGGAAATTCGACGAGGCCGCGCAATACCACTGGCGCACCGCCGTCGCCTTCCTCAAAACCAACCCCAAGGCCGCCCAATCCGCACGCGCCGCCGTCCTCGCGCACCACGCCCTGCGCAGCCCGAACCATGACAAGCTCGCGGAATTCTACATCGCCGCCAGCGGCTTCGACGGCCAGGGCCGCGATACCGGCAAGCCGGAGGAGGACGCACGCTATTGGTCCGCCGTTTTCGACACGATCCTCAGGGCTTCCGGCGAGTCCCAGCTCCGCGAAAAAGCCGCCGTCTATTGGGGCGCGAAATTCGGAGACCGCCTCCCGGACAACGACCCCCTCCGCAAGCAGTGGGCCGATGTGCAGGCGGTCCACGAAAAGGACCGGGCAAGCTGGCTCGCGCGGATGGAAAAGCAGTTCGCCAGCAAGCCGGCCACACTCGACCGTGTGCTGCAGTGGTGCGAGTGGTTCAAGCCGGATCCCGACATGCGCTCGAAATTTTTCGCGAAGCAGTCCGCACCGTTCCTGGCCGCCCTGAAAACACCGGAGAAAATGGCCCTCATGAACCGGCTGCGCCAGCCGCTCGACATGCACGCGGAGGCGCAGACCGTGATGCGCTCGGTGCGCACCGACGGCATGACCGACGAGGAGTTCAAGGACTACGCGATGTTCCTCGCCAACTACCAGCCGGAGGAAGAGGTGCTGCGCCTCATCTCACGGATGAAGGACAGGCTCTTCGCCACCAAGGCGCGCTACGACTACTACATTTCCCGTAGCTCCCGCAACCCTCCCTACATGGAGAAAGCCCTGGCCGAGATCCCGGAGCTCCTGAAATCCCCGAAATACGCGGAAGGCCTGCCCATCATCCAGGCACGGCTGTTGCAAAACCTCGGCCGCCACGAGGAGGCCATCAAGGCCTACAACGCCGCCAACGTGCAGCCGGAATCGACCTGGGGCGTCGCAGATTCCCAGACAGCGCTCAAGCAATACGACCAGGCGGTCAAGACCGTCAAGGAGCTGGAGGCCGTCGGCGGCGCCGTCGCCGCGAGAGCCAGCCTCAAGGCCGCCGATATCTACCGCATCTCCGGCGACAAGGGCCGCGAGGTCACCCAGCTCCGCCAGGTTCTCAAGCGCTACCCGAAGAGCGGCGAGTCCAGCGAGGCCCACAACCGTCTCGAAAGCTACGGCGTCGCCCTCAGCGGCGGCGAGGCGGAAGCGGAGGACTGA
- a CDS encoding tetratricopeptide repeat protein, whose amino-acid sequence MKNNSAIKNSGLGLLWVFGSLGISSFSPAQEEPAAEPRARVSAEIDREAKHLYDKAVELMEYKQYERGLAMLNTVVRDNQGTLLAHMAHMAMGRHFLEQRDTKEALGHFMLLTRLLAPVPGEKQSAEVEELYHESLFQAGFSQYQAGQYAAGFPLFRQLTEVAGRTKWANMAYFYIGMSHYNLKNWNKAIDSLSLVGTEVEDASGESGDELGRIEIGQRFYSKIEDADIPIMRKLNIPVTAEVKVSSGDSETITGVAVPGKPNEMLASAPTILGDPKPGDGVLQMVGGDTLTVTYIDESTLDGQKGIKRTGQVRAVSTGTVGFFLGDYSTPAYIAYPGQPQVVMLRDADLDKSPQAETLTLTVTSRYKVEAKEAAESDEMLDIFALEDEQKDVWKDRDSVTVQLTETGEGPQIRTGAFAGRIQLAPIADGVEPVATDNVLSCDELDELVVRYTDEVHLYGDEPRESEAKIKVSGSVNSGVTADQYVVFEELLKARKSSVEAEALVGLGDIYKDMGLDQRAAMRAKEALDKVDPIIVNRAKLPGDLVEAAFKLKWEGELLKDDFDAATATCLAFNRLYPESVLADQALMTLGRSLTDSGEYERAVEVYGRVLQLENPISGAEAQFRIGEALQKEAEEITEASDETNSKWGRAGLSKETALQNRMSASIQAYRKTYETYPESSFAAEALGRVVRHYVDTEDFAQAADLLESVFNDYPDAAFLDEMLMLWANVGFRMGDTETAKAKLQQLVFDYPSSGLVAEAQKKLAGLQAEAGTPANTEGTGE is encoded by the coding sequence ATGAAAAACAACTCTGCGATCAAAAACTCCGGCTTAGGCCTCCTATGGGTCTTCGGCTCCCTGGGCATTTCGTCGTTTTCCCCGGCGCAGGAAGAACCCGCCGCCGAGCCCCGCGCCCGCGTCTCCGCCGAGATCGACCGCGAGGCGAAGCATCTCTACGACAAGGCCGTGGAGCTCATGGAATACAAGCAATACGAGCGCGGCCTCGCCATGCTCAACACCGTGGTGCGCGACAACCAGGGCACCCTCCTCGCCCACATGGCTCACATGGCGATGGGCAGGCATTTCCTCGAACAGCGCGACACCAAGGAAGCCCTCGGTCATTTCATGCTGCTCACCCGCCTGCTCGCACCGGTGCCGGGCGAAAAGCAATCGGCGGAAGTCGAGGAGCTTTACCATGAGTCGCTCTTCCAGGCCGGGTTCAGCCAATACCAGGCCGGCCAATATGCCGCCGGTTTCCCGCTCTTCCGACAGCTCACCGAGGTAGCCGGCCGCACGAAATGGGCGAACATGGCCTACTTCTACATCGGCATGAGCCACTACAACCTGAAGAACTGGAACAAGGCCATCGACTCCCTCTCCCTCGTCGGCACCGAGGTCGAGGACGCCTCCGGCGAATCCGGCGACGAGCTGGGCCGCATCGAGATCGGCCAGCGTTTCTACTCCAAGATCGAGGACGCCGACATCCCCATCATGCGCAAGCTCAACATCCCGGTCACCGCCGAGGTGAAGGTCAGCAGCGGCGATTCGGAAACAATCACCGGCGTGGCCGTCCCCGGAAAGCCCAACGAAATGCTCGCTTCCGCGCCCACCATCCTCGGCGATCCCAAGCCCGGCGACGGCGTCCTCCAGATGGTCGGCGGTGACACCCTCACCGTCACCTACATCGACGAGAGCACGCTCGACGGCCAGAAGGGCATCAAGCGCACCGGCCAGGTTCGCGCCGTCAGCACCGGCACGGTCGGGTTTTTCCTCGGAGATTACTCCACCCCGGCCTACATCGCCTACCCCGGCCAGCCGCAGGTCGTCATGCTCCGCGATGCGGATCTCGATAAATCCCCGCAGGCGGAAACCCTCACCCTCACCGTCACCTCCCGCTACAAGGTCGAGGCCAAGGAAGCCGCCGAGTCCGATGAAATGTTAGACATCTTCGCCCTTGAGGATGAGCAAAAGGACGTCTGGAAAGACCGCGACAGCGTCACCGTGCAGCTAACAGAAACTGGCGAAGGCCCACAGATCCGCACCGGAGCATTTGCCGGAAGGATACAGCTCGCACCCATCGCGGATGGCGTTGAGCCGGTTGCCACAGACAACGTCCTGAGCTGCGACGAGCTCGACGAACTTGTCGTCCGCTACACGGATGAAGTGCATCTCTACGGGGATGAACCGCGTGAAAGCGAGGCGAAGATCAAGGTCTCCGGCTCCGTGAACTCCGGCGTCACCGCAGACCAGTACGTCGTTTTCGAGGAGCTCCTGAAAGCCCGCAAAAGCTCGGTCGAGGCGGAAGCGCTCGTCGGCCTCGGAGACATCTACAAGGACATGGGCCTCGACCAGCGCGCCGCCATGCGTGCCAAGGAAGCCCTCGACAAGGTCGATCCAATCATCGTCAACCGCGCCAAGCTCCCCGGTGATCTCGTCGAGGCCGCCTTCAAGCTCAAGTGGGAGGGCGAGCTGCTCAAAGACGATTTCGATGCCGCCACCGCCACCTGCCTCGCCTTCAACCGCCTCTACCCCGAGTCCGTCCTCGCCGACCAGGCGCTCATGACCCTCGGCCGCAGCCTCACCGACAGCGGCGAATACGAACGCGCCGTCGAGGTCTATGGCCGCGTCCTCCAGCTGGAAAATCCCATTTCCGGAGCCGAGGCGCAGTTCCGCATCGGCGAGGCCTTGCAGAAGGAGGCGGAGGAAATCACCGAAGCCTCCGACGAGACAAACAGCAAGTGGGGCAGGGCCGGCCTGAGCAAGGAAACCGCCCTGCAGAACCGCATGAGCGCCTCGATCCAGGCATACCGCAAGACCTACGAGACCTATCCGGAAAGCTCCTTCGCCGCCGAGGCGCTTGGCCGCGTCGTCCGCCACTACGTGGACACCGAGGATTTCGCCCAAGCCGCCGATCTCCTCGAAAGCGTCTTCAACGACTACCCCGACGCCGCCTTCCTCGATGAGATGCTCATGCTCTGGGCCAACGTCGGCTTCCGCATGGGCGACACCGAAACCGCCAAGGCAAAGCTCCAGCAGCTAGTCTTCGACTATCCTTCTAGTGGTTTGGTTGCCGAAGCGCAGAAAAAACTCGCCGGCCTGCAGGCGGAGGCAGGCACGCCAGCAAATACGGAAGGGACAGGGGAATGA